The Limanda limanda chromosome 13, fLimLim1.1, whole genome shotgun sequence genome has a window encoding:
- the lrrc24 gene encoding leucine-rich repeat-containing protein 24, with protein sequence MVPPWSPRLLLLVLALVLQACLACPPGCRCYSLTVECGSLGIKEIPQGVPSFTETIFLQDNAIVQIRLQDLTRLGSLHYLYLQNNSISALEPGAFLSQGQLLELALNGNLIHLVTPDMFRGLEHLRILYLAGNQITRVQDQTFRGLQRLQELHLQENSIELLAEQALSGLSSLALLDLSRNHLRTLGASSLRPLVSLQVLRVTENPWRCDCALAWLRTWISEDGQRLLSSAEQRQLMCSEPPRLSHLSLVEVAPNSLVCIPPVVQLEPSHLTVRLGESLRVSCQASGYPQPQVTWKKASHGKAQLSPRGLVQELGPNGELFRPGAGGVVTALPSGGGIKVGGVGGIHGLVRGTEEGGERDSFDPDMGSGMLFLSNVTVSHAGRYECEAWNPGGVARVTFHLAVNMSSSSYSTQFWPRLNSHSFVSSSSNSFYQPDVVDVSQEPLYEQDSMDFSALGPATQTAIAIGISLLALTAVLLLIMIYTRHQQFQKEEGGSYCTSKEESILYVNDYSDGPTTFAQLEEYRDDHGHEMYVLNRAKPVLGSTSSRCPMMSGFVQQKGMKEALLDHEMVQTLTRSGGMGLRRNPADGGEGPLTTDPEELFLSQSLLFGSQVAYEIHC encoded by the exons ATGGTCCCCCCGTGGTCCCCCAGACTCCTCCTGCTCGTGCTCGCCCTCGTCCTTCAAGCGTGCCTGGCGTGCCCCCCCGGCTGCCGCTGCTACAGCCTCACAGTGGAGTGTGGATCTCTGGGGATCAAAGAAATCCCGCAGGGCGTCCCTTCGTTCACAGAG ACCATCTTCCTCCAGGACAACGCGATCGTGCAGATCCGTCTTCAGGACCTAACTCGTCTCGGCAGCCTCCATTACCTGTACCTCCAGAACAACAGCATCTCAGCACTGGAGCCCGGAGCCTTTCTAAGCCAGGGGCAGCTACTGGAGCTGGCCCTCAACGGTAACCTCATCCACCTGGTCACCCCTGACATGTTCCGGGGTCTGGAGCACCTCCGGATCCTCTACCTGGCAGGCAACCAGATCACTCGAGTCCAGGACCAAACCTTCAGGGGACTGCAG CGTCTGCAGGAACTCCACCTGCAGGAAAACAGCATTGAGCTGCTGGCAGAGCAAGCCCTGTCTGGCTTGTCATCTCTGGCTCTGCTGGACCTCAGCAGAAATCACCTCCGCACCCTGGGAGCATCTTCCCTCAGACCGCTTGTCAGCCTGCAGGTGCTGCGTGTCacag agaATCCTTGGCGCTGTGATTGCGCTCTTGCTTGGCTAAGAACATGGATCAGTGAAGACGGTCAGCGACTGCTGAGCTCTGCTGAGCAGCGTCAGCTGATGTGTTCAGAACCACCTCGCCTCTCCCACCTCAGCCTGGTGGAGGTGGCTCCCAACAGCCTGGTCTGCATCCCCCCTGTGGTTCAGCTGGAACCCAGTCACCTGACTGTGCGACTAGGggagagtctcagagtctcctGCCAGGCCTCAGGATACCCTCAGCCTCAGGTGACCTGGAAGAAAGCGTCCCATGGCAAGGCCCAGTTATCCCCTCGAGGACTGGTTCAAGAGCTGGGACCCAACGGTGAGCTCTTCAggcctggagctggaggagtggTGACTGCCCTTCCCAGTGGTGGAGGGATTAAGGTGGGAGGTGTTGGTGGGATCCATGGACTGGTGCGTGGAACTGAGGAgggtggagagagggacagcTTTGACCCGGACATGGGCAGTGGCATGTTGTTTCTCAGCAATGTGACTGTATCTCATGCTGGACGCTATGAGTGTGAGGCCTGGAACCCAGGTGGTGTAGCCAGAGTTACCTTTCACCTAGCTGTCAACATGTCCTCTTCTTCATATTCCACCCAGTTCTGGCCTCGTTTGAACTCACActcctttgtttcctcttcGTCTAACTCCTTCTATCAACCAGATGTTGTGGATGTGAGTCAGGAGCCGCTGTATGAGCAGGACAGCATGGACTTTAGCGCTCTGGGCCCTGCGACACAAACCGCCATTGCGATTGGCATCTCCTTGCTGGCACTCACTGCTGTTCTCCTCCTGATTATGATCTACACTCGCCACCAGCAGTTTCAGAAAGAGGAAGGGGGTTCCTACTGTACGAGTAAGGAGGAGAGCATCCTTTACGTGAACGACTACTCTGATGGACCCACAACCTTTGCCCAGCTGGAGGAGTACCGTGACGACCATGGCCATGAGATGTACGTCCTCAACCGAGCCAAGCCCGTTTTGGGGTCCACCTCATCCAGGTGTCCCATGATGAGTGGGTTCGTTCAGCAGAAAGGGATGAAGGAGGCACTGCTGGACCACGAAATGGTGCAAACACTTACCAGATCGGGGGGAATGGGGCTTCGCAGAAAcccagcagacggaggagaaggGCCCCTGACAACGGACCCGGAGGAGCTCTTCCTCAGCCAGAGTCTCCTCTTCGGATCACAGGTTGCCTACGAGATTCACTGCTAA